The Candidatus Eisenbacteria bacterium DNA segment CGGTCCGACCAGGTTGGCCGCGGTGATCGTGCCTTCCGACAGGATGCCGTTGTGCGTTCCGCCACCCGGAGGGACCAGACCGTAGAGGAACGCCACGACCGACCCATTGGCGCCGCGGGGCCCGAGATGGATGTGGGCCTGGATGACGTTGTCGATGTTGGAGGCAATCAACCGGAATTGGAGCTCCGTGCCGTCCGCGTTGACGTCGTAGACGGCATTGCCGCGCGCTTTGGTGTCGCGGGCCGGAACCTCCTCGTCACCGCTCAAGGGCGACACGAAGCTCGCGGCGTTGGCAGCGGCCGCGAACGTGAGAAGAAAGCAACTGATCGCGAGAGTCCTGGAAATCCGCATGGGGGAACCTCCTCGCTCGATGCATTGCTCGGCTGCGTGGAGTCGCCTGGAAGTGCGGCCTTCGGAGCGGGCGACAGGGGATCGCTCCGGAGGCGGAATTGTATCCACCGCCTCTCGCGAAGCAAGAGAAACCACGCCGGCCCCATGCCGGGACCCCGGAAATCTAGCTGCGGACGCCGCCCCGAACGCGCAGGCGATCCAGGAGTTGCCGCAGCTCGGTCTTCACCTCGTGCAGCACCAAGCGCTTCTCGGCATCGGCGAAGCCCATCTCGACCTGAGGAACCGGCTCCTTGCGCTCGTCGAGCAAACGACGGCGCGCGCCGGCGATGGTGAATCGGCGGTCGTAGAGCAGCTCTTTGATGCGGAGCAGGAGCTTCACTTCCTCGGGGCGGTACATGCGGTTGCCGGCGCGGTTCTTCTTCGGCCGCAGCATGCTGAACTGCGTTTCCCAGTAGCGCAAGACGTGCGGCTTCACGCCCACGAGATCGCTCACCTCGCTGATCGATCGATAGAGCTTGGAATCGGGCGGCGCTTCAGCTTTCAGGGGTGACAACGGCGGCACCTCCTTTCCATTCCTCGCTCTTCAGCTCTCGAGACATGAGGGTCTCGAGCGCCTGACGCGGGCTCTTGCCATCGACCAGGATGGCGCAGACCTGCTCGGTGATCGGCAGATCCACGCCGTGCCGTCGCGCGCTCTCGAGCGCGGCGCGCGCGGTGTGAATGCCCTCGGCCACCATCACCATGCTGCGGGTGATCTGCTCCAGGCTCTCGCCTCGTCCGAGACGTTCGCCGACGTTGCGGTTCCGGCTATGGCGGCTGATCGCGGTGGTGACGAGGTCCCCCATTCCGGTGAGACCGAAGAAGGTCTCGCGCCGGCCGCCCAGCGCCATGCCCAGCCGCGCGATCTCCGCGAGCCCGCGGGTCAGGAGAGCGCCTTTCGTATTGTCCCCGTAGCCCAGCCCATCGCACACCCCCGCCGCGATCGCGATCACGTTCTTGAGCGCCGCACCGTACTCACACCCCGCCACGTCCGTGTTGGTGTAGACGCGGAAGCGCGCGGTCGAGAACAACCGCTGCACCTCCCGCGCCCGGTCTTCGTCCTCGCAGGCGGCGACGACCGAAGTGGGAACGCCCCGTGAAACCTCCTCGGCGTGACTCGGTCCCACGAGCGCGACCACGTCGCGCTTCGCCAGCATCTCGCCCAGCACTTCCGTGGGACGCTCGAGCGTCGCGAGCTCGAGCCCTTTGGTCGCGCACACCGCCAGCCCGACCGAGCCGCTCTTGCTGACCTCGCCGGCCAGCGCGCGCAGTGCGTGCGATGGAACGACGAAGGTCACCGCATCCGCTGAGCCGAGCGCCGCCTCCAGTTCCGGCTGAACCTTAATACCCGCTGGGAGCGTGATGCCAGCTAAAAACTTCCGGTTCTCACGGTCGCGCGCGAGCTGGGCCAGGAGCTCGCGACTCCTCCCCCACAGGCGGACTTCGTGTCCAGCATCCGCCAGCAGCACCGCGAGCGCCGTGCCCCACGATCCGGCGCCGAGAACCGCGACGCGACTCATGTCGAGGCGCCTCCCCTGAACGAGAACCGTCGCTCCTCGCCGCGCGCGAGGCGCTTCAGGTTCTCACGATGACGGAGGATCACCAAGATCGCGAGCAACCCGCCGAGCATGAAGGCGGGTGTCCTTGTTCCTTCGATGAGCGCGAGCGCGATGACGAAGGCCACGGAACCGAGCACGGATCCCAGCGAGACGTATCGCGAGAGCGCCAGCGTGATCACGAACACGACGACGAATACGCCGAAGGCCAGCGGCGCGAGCGCCAGCAGAACCCCCGCGGTCGTGGCCACGCCCTTCCCTCCCTTGAATCCGGCGAAGCAGGTCCAGACGTGTCCGGCGACCGCAGCCAGCGCCACCGCCACCGCGCACCATGCCTGACCGCCGGGAAAGCGGTCCATCTGCGGAAGCGCCGGAACCAGCCACACCGGCAGCGCGCCCTTGAGCACGTCGAGCAGCAGGGTCGCGACGCCGAGCCGTGGACCGAGCACGCGATAGACGTTCGTGGCGCCGAGATTGCGTGAGCCGTGCTCGCGCACATCGACGCCCCGAAACCAGCGTCCGAGCCACAGTCCCCAGGGCAGCGCTCCGCTCAGGTAACCGAGGGCGAGCGCCATGAGCACCAGACCCATGACCTACTGGCTGCGCCGGAAACGCAGCCGCACCGGAACGCCGCGGAACTCGAAGCGCTCGGTGAGCCGGCTCCACAGAAACCGCCGGTACGAGGCGTTGAGGCGGTCGGGCGCGTTCACGAAGACGGTGAATTCGGGCGGCCTCTTTCCCGTCTGCTTCATGTAGTACAGCCGGGGCTCACGGCCGAGGCGGTTGCTCGGGACCTGCCGCTCGCGCTGCACCGAGGTCAGGAACTGATTGAGCTGGGATGTGGGAATCCGGCGCGTGGTCTGCTCATGGAGCCCGAGCAGCTGCACCGGCAGCCGGTGGAGGTTGGTGCCTTTCGTGGCGGAGATCGGCAGCGCCGGCAAGTCGGCGAGACTCGGATATTGTTCGCTCCGTTCCTCGCTCAGTGACTTCCACCGCGTCTCACGGCCTTCGATGAGGTCCCACTTGTTGTAGACGAGCAGCACGGCGCATCCGGCATCGAACGCCTCCTGCACCAGACGTGCATCCTGGGCCTGGAAGCCTTC contains these protein-coding regions:
- a CDS encoding CHRD domain-containing protein; this translates as MRISRTLAISCFLLTFAAAANAASFVSPLSGDEEVPARDTKARGNAVYDVNADGTELQFRLIASNIDNVIQAHIHLGPRGANGSVVAFLYGLVPPGGGTHNGILSEGTITAANLVGPLAGQPLSALLDAMRAGNTYTNVHTNDGVNPTNTGPGDFPGGEIRGQIRPVD
- a CDS encoding MerR family transcriptional regulator, whose product is MSPLKAEAPPDSKLYRSISEVSDLVGVKPHVLRYWETQFSMLRPKKNRAGNRMYRPEEVKLLLRIKELLYDRRFTIAGARRRLLDERKEPVPQVEMGFADAEKRLVLHEVKTELRQLLDRLRVRGGVRS
- a CDS encoding NAD(P)H-dependent glycerol-3-phosphate dehydrogenase translates to MSRVAVLGAGSWGTALAVLLADAGHEVRLWGRSRELLAQLARDRENRKFLAGITLPAGIKVQPELEAALGSADAVTFVVPSHALRALAGEVSKSGSVGLAVCATKGLELATLERPTEVLGEMLAKRDVVALVGPSHAEEVSRGVPTSVVAACEDEDRAREVQRLFSTARFRVYTNTDVAGCEYGAALKNVIAIAAGVCDGLGYGDNTKGALLTRGLAEIARLGMALGGRRETFFGLTGMGDLVTTAISRHSRNRNVGERLGRGESLEQITRSMVMVAEGIHTARAALESARRHGVDLPITEQVCAILVDGKSPRQALETLMSRELKSEEWKGGAAVVTPES
- the plsY gene encoding glycerol-3-phosphate 1-O-acyltransferase PlsY; this translates as MGLVLMALALGYLSGALPWGLWLGRWFRGVDVREHGSRNLGATNVYRVLGPRLGVATLLLDVLKGALPVWLVPALPQMDRFPGGQAWCAVAVALAAVAGHVWTCFAGFKGGKGVATTAGVLLALAPLAFGVFVVVFVITLALSRYVSLGSVLGSVAFVIALALIEGTRTPAFMLGGLLAILVILRHRENLKRLARGEERRFSFRGGAST